The proteins below come from a single Halomicroarcula saliterrae genomic window:
- a CDS encoding sugar transferase — MESGWRYRVVAPTGAALLIGMSVFLANTPPLQDLVTAPPVLDNLEPTTLSNGDLMDQIVATVGITLVVLWPLFKPRPRRILDTISLSHKRVVLTAAILAAIGYFDWSSRLPRTTLLLTIALLGVCLPLWFVTIRQRPRTLKRAIIVGDDMEIMRTLHESSEVPILGVVSPASVHPNENQYRISDGGVTIERPEELPRLGGLSRLDEVLVEHDVDTVLLAFKHPDREEFFGALSACFEHGVQAKVHRDHADSVLVADAAGGELVDTHLEPWDWQDYLVKRAFDVAFAAAALVCLLPFLALIVVAVKLDSSGPIFYKQTRTAAFGETFTVYKFRTMTTGRETTTPTGEDNERITRVGRYLRQTHLDEIPQLWSILVGNMSVVGPRAAWTDEEQHLEAETNEWRKRWFVKPGLTGLAQINQMTSENPRAKLRYDIEYIRGQSFWFDLKIVVRQLYTVGLDVLWLIRKRLP, encoded by the coding sequence ATGGAGTCTGGGTGGCGCTACCGGGTTGTAGCTCCGACGGGGGCGGCCTTGCTTATTGGGATGTCGGTGTTTCTCGCCAACACGCCGCCGCTGCAAGACCTCGTGACCGCGCCGCCAGTACTCGATAATCTGGAACCGACGACGCTTTCGAACGGTGATTTGATGGACCAGATCGTGGCGACAGTCGGGATTACGCTCGTCGTGCTGTGGCCGCTGTTCAAGCCTCGTCCACGACGGATTCTGGATACGATTTCGCTGAGCCACAAACGAGTGGTTCTGACGGCGGCCATCCTGGCAGCCATAGGCTACTTCGATTGGTCCTCGCGGCTCCCCCGGACAACGCTCCTGTTGACGATTGCGCTACTGGGGGTGTGCCTTCCGCTGTGGTTCGTCACAATCCGGCAGCGCCCTCGAACGCTGAAACGCGCCATAATCGTCGGCGATGACATGGAGATTATGCGGACCCTCCACGAGAGCTCCGAGGTACCGATTTTAGGCGTCGTCTCCCCCGCGAGCGTCCACCCCAATGAGAACCAGTATCGAATCTCCGACGGAGGAGTGACGATCGAACGACCGGAGGAACTCCCACGACTGGGTGGACTCTCCAGACTCGACGAAGTGCTCGTGGAACACGACGTCGACACCGTCCTCCTAGCGTTCAAGCACCCGGACCGCGAGGAGTTCTTCGGTGCGCTCTCTGCGTGCTTCGAACACGGAGTACAGGCGAAAGTCCACCGTGACCACGCCGACAGTGTGCTCGTCGCCGATGCGGCCGGTGGCGAACTCGTAGACACGCATTTGGAACCGTGGGACTGGCAGGATTATCTCGTCAAGCGAGCGTTCGACGTGGCTTTCGCTGCCGCGGCGTTGGTGTGTTTACTCCCGTTCTTGGCCCTCATCGTGGTCGCAGTCAAACTCGACTCCTCCGGACCAATATTCTATAAACAGACACGAACCGCCGCCTTCGGGGAGACGTTCACCGTCTACAAGTTCCGGACGATGACCACCGGACGGGAGACGACGACGCCGACGGGCGAAGACAACGAACGAATTACGCGAGTCGGGCGATATCTCCGCCAGACCCATCTCGATGAGATCCCGCAGCTGTGGTCGATTCTGGTGGGCAATATGAGCGTCGTTGGTCCCCGAGCAGCCTGGACTGACGAGGAACAGCACCTCGAAGCCGAGACCAACGAGTGGCGCAAACGGTGGTTCGTCAAACCCGGGCTGACCGGACTCGCACAGATAAACCAGATGACCAGCGAGAATCCCCGGGCGAAGCTTCGCTACGACATCGAGTATATCCGCGGGCAGTCGTTCTGGTTCGACCTGAAAATAGTGGTGAGACAGCTGTACACCGTTGGTCTGGATGTTCTGTGGCTAATTAGGAAGCGACTCCCGTAA
- the glmS gene encoding glutamine--fructose-6-phosphate transaminase (isomerizing): MCGIIGCVGRGSETLDTLVHGLSKLEYRGYDSAGVAMADDTVSLCKTSGKIDDLRAALKSASLSGSVGIGHTRWSTHGPPTDGNAHPHQDCHGDVAVVHNGIIENYQSLRDELVAAGHTFTSDTDTEVIPHLIETELEAGAEPEAAVRAAIARLEGSYAVAVVIAGTEAIFAARHDSPLVLGLDDGATYLASDVPAFRDFTDKVVYLADGEFARLDASGWVVSDVDGTVVEKDVDTVEWDPEETGKSGYDHYMIKEIHEQPRALRQCLRERVDEMAGTVDLDDLGDLSPTGVQFVACGTSYHAALYGAHLFREAGIPAQAFLASEYATSVPPIGDALVIGVTQSGETADTLSALRAAEKRGARTLVVTNVVGSTAARECDHAFYIRAGPEIGVAASKTFSSQLAALNLLTLGMTQGDDTREVINALRELPGDLQRILDESSAEAVAELYQDAGAYFFIGRGLQFPVALEGALKMKEITYKHAEGFAAGELKHGPLALVTADTPVFAVVIGDDEKARKTVGNVKEVEARDAPVVAITDGQTDVHRYADHVLQIPETHPRAAAVLANAHLQLLSYHTAAKLGRNIDKPRNLAKSVTVE, from the coding sequence ATGTGTGGCATCATCGGCTGTGTCGGCCGCGGGTCGGAGACGCTCGACACGCTCGTCCACGGCCTCTCGAAGCTGGAGTACCGGGGGTACGACTCGGCCGGCGTCGCGATGGCCGACGACACGGTGTCGCTGTGCAAGACCTCGGGCAAGATCGACGACCTGCGGGCGGCCCTGAAGTCGGCGTCGCTGTCGGGCTCGGTCGGCATCGGCCACACCCGCTGGAGCACGCACGGGCCGCCGACGGACGGCAACGCCCACCCACACCAGGACTGTCACGGCGACGTCGCCGTCGTCCACAACGGTATCATCGAGAACTACCAGTCCCTGCGCGACGAGCTCGTCGCCGCCGGGCACACGTTCACCTCGGACACCGACACCGAAGTCATCCCGCACCTCATCGAGACCGAACTCGAAGCCGGCGCCGAGCCCGAGGCGGCCGTCCGGGCGGCCATCGCCCGGCTGGAGGGGAGCTACGCCGTCGCCGTCGTCATCGCCGGCACCGAGGCCATCTTCGCCGCGCGCCACGACTCCCCGCTCGTGCTGGGGCTCGACGACGGCGCGACCTATCTGGCCAGCGACGTGCCCGCCTTCCGGGACTTCACGGACAAGGTCGTCTATCTCGCCGACGGCGAGTTCGCCCGGCTCGACGCGAGCGGCTGGGTGGTCTCCGACGTCGACGGCACCGTGGTCGAGAAGGACGTCGACACCGTCGAGTGGGACCCCGAGGAGACCGGCAAGAGCGGGTACGACCACTACATGATAAAGGAGATACACGAACAGCCCCGGGCGCTCCGGCAGTGCCTACGCGAGCGCGTCGACGAGATGGCCGGTACCGTCGACCTCGACGACCTGGGCGACCTCTCGCCGACCGGCGTCCAGTTCGTCGCCTGTGGCACCTCCTATCACGCCGCGTTGTACGGCGCGCACCTCTTCCGCGAGGCCGGCATCCCGGCCCAGGCCTTCCTCGCCAGCGAGTACGCCACCTCCGTCCCGCCCATCGGCGACGCCCTGGTCATCGGCGTGACCCAGAGCGGGGAGACGGCCGACACGCTGTCGGCGCTCCGGGCGGCCGAGAAACGCGGCGCCCGCACCCTCGTCGTCACCAACGTCGTCGGGTCGACGGCGGCCCGCGAGTGCGACCACGCCTTCTACATCCGGGCCGGTCCGGAGATCGGCGTCGCCGCCAGCAAGACCTTCTCCTCGCAGCTGGCTGCGCTGAACCTGCTCACGCTCGGGATGACCCAGGGCGACGACACCCGCGAGGTCATCAACGCCCTCCGGGAACTGCCCGGCGACCTCCAGCGCATCTTGGACGAGTCCAGCGCCGAGGCAGTCGCCGAGCTCTACCAGGACGCCGGCGCGTACTTCTTCATCGGCCGGGGGCTCCAGTTCCCCGTCGCTCTGGAAGGCGCTCTGAAGATGAAAGAGATAACGTACAAACACGCAGAGGGGTTCGCCGCCGGCGAGCTCAAACACGGCCCGCTCGCGCTCGTGACGGCCGACACGCCGGTGTTCGCTGTCGTCATCGGCGACGACGAGAAAGCCCGCAAGACCGTGGGCAACGTCAAGGAGGTCGAGGCCCGCGACGCGCCCGTCGTGGCGATTACCGACGGCCAGACCGACGTCCACCGCTACGCCGACCACGTGCTCCAGATCCCCGAGACCCATCCGCGAGCGGCCGCCGTGCTCGCCAACGCCCACCTGCAGCTGCTGTCCTACCACACCGCGGCGAAGCTCGGCCGCAACATCGACAAGCCGCGGAATCTGGCGAAAAGCGTGACGGTGGAATGA
- the glmU gene encoding bifunctional sugar-1-phosphate nucleotidylyltransferase/acetyltransferase — MDIDTAVVLAAGEGTRLRPLTRNRPKPMLPAGNRPILEHVFDSLVEAGVEELVVVVGYKRDRVQNHFGPTYRDVPVTYVTQSKQLGSGHALLQAREAVDGAVLVLNGDRLIDAGTVSAVADSFAGTGDASLAVVERQETSRYGAVEVRDGDIVKLVEKPRDGDYRLINGGVYAFSADIFTAVEQTPRQAGELALTDTLERIIDRDRVRGVEVDGMWVDATYPWDLLTVAREVLARGRVVEAARSDGVWIADSARVHREAVLQGPVVVGQDCEVGPDAVIGPDTALGSNVTVGSNAVVQHSVIDADTRIDPGSTLLDTVTGQDVHLGASTVVPAGPADVQVGTTIFEGQQLGAVIADRARARGNVSFTPGSLVGPKATLDVGVTVRGNVTEGAEVTR, encoded by the coding sequence ATGGACATCGATACAGCGGTGGTTCTCGCCGCTGGCGAGGGAACTCGCCTTCGCCCACTGACGCGTAATCGGCCGAAACCGATGCTACCCGCCGGGAACCGTCCCATTCTCGAACACGTCTTCGACTCGCTGGTCGAAGCCGGCGTCGAGGAACTCGTCGTCGTGGTCGGCTACAAGCGCGACCGGGTACAGAACCACTTCGGACCGACCTACCGGGACGTACCTGTCACGTACGTCACACAGAGCAAGCAACTGGGCAGCGGCCACGCCCTCCTGCAGGCCCGGGAGGCCGTCGACGGGGCGGTGCTGGTTCTCAACGGCGACCGGCTCATCGACGCCGGCACGGTGTCGGCCGTCGCCGACAGCTTCGCGGGGACGGGTGACGCGTCGCTGGCCGTCGTCGAACGGCAGGAGACGAGCCGGTACGGCGCCGTCGAAGTGCGGGACGGCGACATCGTAAAGCTCGTCGAAAAGCCCCGCGACGGTGACTACCGACTCATCAACGGGGGCGTCTACGCCTTTTCGGCCGACATCTTCACCGCCGTCGAGCAGACGCCCCGGCAGGCGGGCGAGCTGGCGCTGACGGACACGCTGGAACGCATCATCGACCGCGACCGCGTCCGCGGCGTCGAGGTCGACGGGATGTGGGTCGACGCCACCTACCCGTGGGACCTGCTGACGGTCGCCCGCGAGGTGCTGGCACGCGGCCGCGTCGTCGAGGCGGCCCGCAGCGACGGGGTCTGGATAGCCGACTCGGCGCGCGTCCACCGCGAGGCGGTCCTGCAGGGGCCGGTCGTCGTCGGGCAGGACTGCGAGGTCGGCCCGGACGCCGTCATCGGCCCCGACACGGCGCTTGGCAGCAACGTCACCGTCGGCTCGAACGCGGTCGTCCAGCACAGCGTCATCGACGCCGACACGCGTATCGACCCCGGCTCGACGCTGCTGGACACCGTCACCGGACAGGACGTCCACCTCGGTGCGAGCACGGTGGTCCCGGCCGGCCCGGCCGACGTTCAGGTCGGGACGACCATCTTCGAGGGGCAACAGCTCGGTGCGGTCATCGCCGACCGGGCGCGGGCCCGCGGCAACGTCAGCTTCACGCCGGGCTCGCTGGTGGGCCCGAAGGCCACGCTCGACGTCGGCGTGACGGTGCGTGGCAACGTCACCGAGGGCGCGGAGGTGACCCGCTGA
- a CDS encoding CheF family chemotaxis protein, producing the protein MSDTEKKIADTQGQYLQAVSQGQRLTDAEWRNCRVILTTERIALIADSKTQLALSDIDRIADRFDVNQQSAGVSEYVALHVGEDVFLVSASNHEAFQTDFYRASLDGAVVLVQHPALEGGVVQNSEWTKGRLKVSDEALRLAMADGQAVDIDRADIGDLTVEDKQVSGEERTVIQVEHSEGDISVETHLAGEEFHATVLRTMLEDSAEQNRADLDLSSTEKRVIMALHSGVSPFDIPTFVGIDVEKTEAIFDRLIELDVISVLRERTEVALTTKGRRVAGDRMGEQ; encoded by the coding sequence ATGAGCGACACAGAGAAGAAGATCGCCGACACGCAGGGCCAGTACTTGCAGGCGGTCTCGCAGGGCCAGCGCCTCACCGACGCCGAGTGGCGCAACTGTCGTGTCATCCTCACCACCGAACGCATCGCGCTCATCGCCGACAGCAAGACACAGCTCGCGCTGAGTGATATCGACCGTATCGCCGACCGGTTCGACGTGAACCAGCAAAGCGCCGGCGTCTCCGAGTACGTCGCGCTCCACGTCGGCGAAGACGTCTTTCTGGTGTCGGCGTCGAACCACGAGGCCTTCCAGACGGACTTCTACCGGGCGAGTCTGGACGGCGCCGTCGTCCTCGTCCAGCACCCCGCCCTCGAAGGCGGCGTCGTCCAGAACTCCGAGTGGACGAAGGGCCGGCTGAAAGTCTCCGACGAGGCGCTCAGACTCGCGATGGCCGACGGACAGGCCGTCGACATCGACCGGGCCGACATCGGTGACCTCACAGTCGAGGACAAGCAGGTCTCGGGCGAGGAGCGGACGGTCATCCAGGTCGAACACAGCGAGGGCGACATCAGCGTCGAGACCCACCTCGCCGGCGAGGAGTTCCACGCCACCGTCCTCCGGACGATGCTCGAAGACAGCGCCGAGCAGAACCGCGCGGACCTGGACCTCTCCTCGACGGAGAAACGCGTCATCATGGCGCTGCACTCGGGTGTGTCGCCCTTCGACATCCCCACCTTCGTCGGCATCGACGTCGAGAAGACCGAGGCTATCTTCGACCGGCTCATCGAGCTCGACGTCATCAGCGTCCTCCGCGAGCGCACGGAGGTCGCGCTGACGACGAAGGGCCGTCGGGTCGCCGGGGATCGGATGGGAGAGCAGTAG